The Candidatus Scalindua japonica DNA window AAAAAGGTTACAGTACTATTTTCAAACACAGCATTCATTTAATTATTTCAAAAATATATCTCCATGAAAATGAAACACTTATGGGGAATTTATGCTTTCATAACTTTTTCAGGCATATTGGTTGCTAAAGTTAGTGGTTAAGAATTGCGAATGTGCCATAAAGAACAGAAGATATAAAGGCAATGAAAATGGTAACAAAAAGAATACTGATTGTTGATGATGAAGAAGGGTATAGAAAGGTATTGTCAAATTCCCTGTCTAATATAGGCTTTGAAACCACGGTAGCGACAAATGGAGTTGAAGCGTTAGAAGCAATGAAAGAAAAAAACTACACAGTGATATTATTAGACATGAAGATGCCTGGTATGGATGGTATTGAGTTATTAGAGCAAATAAATAAAGCAAGCGATGGAAGTAATATCGTAATTATAACTGCTTATACGTGCAAAGTTATGGAAAGTAAAGCAATCGGTAAAGGCGCAAGGAAGGTAATCAGAAAACCGTTCAGCATGGAAGATATAACGTTGTGCCTGAACGAAATAATTGATTTTTAAAACCTGGCAAGAATAAAACGTTTGCCATAGAAATTTAATCCTGGAAGAGGTGTGAATATGAAAAGGTTATTTAAAGAAAGTATAGTCATCGTTACTATAACCCTTGTCTTTTTTGCTTTATTTCCACTCATGTTATTTAGATTCGTGGCATTTCCTAATGCGAAGGGGGAATTGAAGCGACACATTAAAACAAATCTGAATGAAGCGATGCATAAACAGAAAAATCTTCTTACATTCTTTCTTGAGGAGAGAAGATCACACGCGCGTTCTATTTCTGAAGCTATTCAAAGTACCGAGTTAATTTACGATCACAAAGATTTCGTGAGCATAATAAATGAAGGTAACGAGAAGGAGTACTTAAGATTAAAAACTCAATTGGAATGTGCAAAGACAGATTATGGCTATAAAGGAATATTTGTGTGTGATGCTACAGGTAAAATACATATGACTACCGCATCTGAAAAATCATTCATGGATATGGATATCGAGAGGGAGGACATCTTTAAAAATGTCAGGGAAACTCTGTATGATGGAGAATCATATATCTCCAGTATTACTCACTTCTCTGTCAATAATATCGACAGGGAAATGCCTTCTCGACCATACATTCCATGGCAGAGCACACCAAATACATCGGATATCATTACCGCCAGAGGACAACATGCCGAAGCACCTTCTCTTTTTATATCGTACCCCATTAAAAAACAGGACCATCGAGTCGCTGGGGCTGTTCTACTCTGGATGGACATGTCAAAGCTGAATGATGTAATGAAGAACTTTGTTTTAGGGAAGACAGGAGAAGCCTATCTGGTAAATGAAGACGGTATCATGGTTACAGAATCACGATTTTCCCGCCATCATATGAAAGGTACGAATAATACCTGCAGAACATGTCACGTTGTTGAAGACCCAGACATAAATATGCTGACCAAAGGGGTAGGTGCATGCGT harbors:
- a CDS encoding response regulator; translated protein: MKMVTKRILIVDDEEGYRKVLSNSLSNIGFETTVATNGVEALEAMKEKNYTVILLDMKMPGMDGIELLEQINKASDGSNIVIITAYTCKVMESKAIGKGARKVIRKPFSMEDITLCLNEIIDF
- a CDS encoding cache domain-containing protein, whose translation is MKRLFKESIVIVTITLVFFALFPLMLFRFVAFPNAKGELKRHIKTNLNEAMHKQKNLLTFFLEERRSHARSISEAIQSTELIYDHKDFVSIINEGNEKEYLRLKTQLECAKTDYGYKGIFVCDATGKIHMTTASEKSFMDMDIEREDIFKNVRETLYDGESYISSITHFSVNNIDREMPSRPYIPWQSTPNTSDIITARGQHAEAPSLFISYPIKKQDHRVAGAVLLWMDMSKLNDVMKNFVLGKTGEAYLVNEDGIMVTESRFSRHHMKGTNNTCRTCHVVEDPDINMLTKGVGACVTKKSTGHDLEGYRDYGGIKVVGAWSWLQDLDMGIMVEIDTDEAFVTVNNINTMIKSLMFVIIIPAIVIASLLHRKMSFGYMIKNMALPKKTLIGVAVVVMVGFLTAILDAYQLNKERGYGREQQYKIANPFSVFGEIGTISTEKGRDFVEDNIQEFKKEYRKLKSENLLLPEKREEAFVKGDDFPLEKQLALWD